One genomic segment of Novosphingobium sp. RL4 includes these proteins:
- a CDS encoding S24/S26 family peptidase, with translation MLVRVRGRSMLPTLREGDYILLRRRGRWFSPGEGDIVCVHRCGEPMMVKRLGRRAGDGTYALSGDGAASQPSVDLGRVSPEEVVGRAVACLSGGSIRLLRRRPGRASRCRFTR, from the coding sequence ATGCTCGTCCGGGTCCGGGGGCGCAGCATGCTCCCGACCTTGCGCGAGGGTGACTACATCCTCCTGCGGCGGCGCGGGCGCTGGTTTTCGCCGGGTGAGGGCGACATCGTCTGTGTGCACCGGTGCGGAGAGCCGATGATGGTCAAGCGGCTCGGCAGGCGGGCGGGTGACGGCACATATGCGCTGTCGGGCGATGGTGCGGCCTCGCAGCCATCGGTCGATCTGGGCCGGGTCTCCCCCGAAGAGGTGGTGGGCCGCGCTGTCGCCTGCCTGTCGGGGGGATCGATCCGTTTGCTGAGGCGCAGGCCGGGCCGCGCAAGTCGATGCCGCTTTACGCGTTGA
- a CDS encoding efflux RND transporter permease subunit, with amino-acid sequence MRFTDLFIRRPILAIVVSLLILLVGLSAVFALQIRQYPRMESATITIDTGLPGATQDVMQGFVTTPIAQSIATAGGIEYLTSTSTQGRSHIAAKLVLNADADRAMTEVLAKVQQVKYRLPEGVTDPAIAKITDGASAIQYVAFTSERLSASQIADFVNRVARPLITSVPGVASAEISGGAPPAMRIWVDPVKLGGRGLTAGDIGAALRANNVQAAPGQLKGASTAINITAGTDLRDVESFRQMVVKGGSSGGLVRLGDVATVELGAQNYDAQALSAGHKSVTVAIAPTPDGNPLEIVAGVKALLPQMQRVAPPGLEVRSQFDTAHFVEASIDEVEHTLIEAVAIVIVVIFLFLGTFRAVIIPVVTIPLSLLGTAALMLAFGFSLNLLTLLAMVLAIGLVVDDAIVVVENIHRHIEDGASPIEAALLGAREIVGPVIAMTITLAAVYAPIGLMGGMTGALFREFAFTLAGSVIVSGVIALTLSPMMSSRLLHAKMGESRLEKALERAMHGLTARYDRLLGRTLAARGAVLLAGVAIMGASVVFFTGAARELAPQEDMGYVFVQTKAPQYANVDYTARFSAEVEALFHKVPEYADSWFDMGGANGANMGFGGIILKEWADRTRSADQVQAEIAGSAAAVTGVYTAAFQDSPLPAGSGGLPVQMVIRSSDEFPEIHRTLEALKGAAWGSGLFAFVDADLAFDSQEAHVAIDRAKAGELGVSMAEIADTLALMVGENYVNRFNWHDRSYDVITQVPQDRRLTPDSLGGFYVKTGSGSLVPLSTVASITINPQPNKLPQFNQMNSATISAVLMPGVTMGQAVDFLKAQPLPPGMTVDWLSNSRQYVHEGNQLTVSFAFALVVIFLVLAAQFESFRDPLVILVTVPLAVSGALVPLYLGFTTLNIYTQIGLVTLIGLISKHGILMVSFANEMQHAHGWNRAEAIRHAAAVRMRPILMTTAAMVAGLVPLLFAGGAGAASRFAIGIVVVMGMLIGTLFTLFVLPTIYTLLAGDHRPKALAEADSAPGEGGLAHA; translated from the coding sequence ATGCGCTTCACCGATCTGTTCATCCGCCGCCCGATCCTGGCGATCGTGGTCAGCCTGCTGATCCTGCTCGTCGGCCTGAGCGCGGTCTTCGCCCTCCAGATCCGCCAGTATCCGCGCATGGAAAGCGCCACGATCACCATCGACACCGGCCTTCCCGGCGCGACGCAGGACGTCATGCAAGGCTTCGTGACGACGCCGATCGCCCAGTCCATCGCGACCGCCGGCGGCATCGAATACCTCACCTCCACCTCCACGCAGGGGCGGAGCCATATCGCCGCCAAGCTCGTGCTCAACGCCGATGCCGACCGCGCCATGACCGAGGTTCTCGCCAAGGTGCAGCAGGTCAAGTACCGGCTGCCGGAAGGCGTCACCGATCCGGCCATCGCCAAGATCACCGATGGCGCCTCGGCCATCCAGTACGTCGCTTTCACCAGCGAGCGGCTTTCCGCCTCGCAGATCGCGGACTTCGTGAACCGCGTGGCGCGCCCGCTCATCACTTCGGTGCCGGGCGTCGCCTCGGCCGAGATCAGCGGCGGCGCGCCGCCCGCGATGCGCATCTGGGTCGATCCCGTCAAACTCGGCGGACGCGGCCTTACCGCCGGCGATATCGGCGCGGCCCTGCGCGCCAACAACGTCCAGGCCGCCCCCGGACAGCTCAAGGGCGCGAGCACCGCGATCAACATCACCGCGGGCACGGACCTGCGGGATGTGGAATCCTTCCGCCAGATGGTCGTCAAGGGCGGCTCTTCCGGCGGGCTGGTGCGGCTTGGCGATGTCGCCACGGTCGAACTCGGCGCCCAGAACTACGACGCGCAGGCACTTTCGGCGGGGCACAAGTCCGTAACCGTGGCGATCGCTCCCACACCGGACGGCAATCCGCTGGAAATCGTGGCCGGCGTGAAGGCCCTGCTGCCGCAGATGCAGCGCGTCGCCCCGCCGGGTCTCGAAGTCCGCAGCCAGTTCGATACCGCGCACTTCGTGGAAGCCTCGATCGACGAGGTGGAACATACGCTGATCGAGGCGGTGGCCATCGTCATCGTCGTGATCTTCCTGTTCCTCGGCACGTTCCGCGCCGTCATCATTCCTGTCGTCACCATCCCGCTTTCGCTGCTGGGCACGGCGGCACTGATGCTGGCCTTCGGCTTTTCGCTCAACCTTTTGACCCTGCTGGCGATGGTGCTGGCGATCGGCCTGGTGGTGGATGACGCCATCGTCGTGGTGGAGAACATCCACCGCCATATCGAGGACGGCGCCAGCCCGATCGAGGCCGCGCTGCTAGGCGCGCGGGAGATCGTCGGCCCGGTAATCGCGATGACCATCACGCTGGCGGCGGTCTATGCCCCCATCGGCCTGATGGGCGGGATGACCGGCGCGCTGTTTCGCGAATTCGCCTTCACGCTGGCCGGTTCGGTGATCGTCTCGGGCGTGATCGCGCTCACTCTGTCGCCGATGATGAGCAGCCGCCTGCTTCACGCCAAGATGGGCGAGAGCAGGCTGGAAAAGGCGCTGGAGCGCGCCATGCACGGCCTTACCGCACGGTACGACCGCCTGCTGGGCCGCACTCTTGCCGCACGGGGGGCCGTGCTTCTGGCGGGCGTTGCCATAATGGGCGCCAGCGTGGTGTTCTTCACCGGCGCGGCCCGCGAACTCGCCCCGCAGGAGGACATGGGCTACGTCTTCGTCCAGACCAAGGCCCCGCAATACGCCAATGTCGATTACACCGCGCGGTTCAGCGCCGAAGTCGAGGCGCTGTTCCACAAGGTGCCCGAATATGCGGACAGCTGGTTCGACATGGGCGGCGCGAACGGCGCCAACATGGGCTTCGGCGGCATCATCCTGAAGGAATGGGCGGACCGCACCCGCAGCGCCGATCAGGTTCAGGCCGAGATCGCCGGGTCGGCCGCCGCCGTCACCGGGGTCTACACCGCCGCATTCCAGGACAGCCCGCTCCCGGCGGGCAGCGGCGGCCTGCCGGTGCAGATGGTGATCCGCTCGTCTGACGAGTTTCCCGAAATCCATCGCACGCTGGAAGCGCTCAAGGGCGCGGCATGGGGCAGCGGGCTATTCGCCTTCGTCGATGCCGACCTCGCGTTCGACAGCCAGGAAGCCCACGTCGCCATAGACCGCGCCAAGGCGGGCGAACTGGGCGTCTCGATGGCGGAGATCGCCGATACGCTGGCGCTGATGGTGGGCGAAAACTACGTCAACCGGTTCAACTGGCATGACCGGTCCTACGACGTCATCACCCAGGTCCCGCAGGACCGGCGCCTGACGCCGGACAGTCTCGGCGGCTTCTACGTGAAGACCGGGTCCGGCAGTCTCGTGCCCCTGTCCACCGTGGCCAGCATCACCATCAATCCCCAGCCCAACAAGTTGCCGCAATTCAACCAGATGAACTCCGCGACGATCTCTGCCGTGCTGATGCCCGGCGTCACGATGGGGCAGGCGGTGGACTTCCTGAAGGCCCAGCCGCTGCCGCCGGGCATGACCGTCGACTGGCTGTCCAACAGCCGCCAGTACGTGCACGAGGGCAACCAGCTCACCGTCTCGTTCGCCTTCGCGCTGGTGGTGATCTTCCTCGTGCTGGCCGCCCAGTTCGAAAGCTTCCGCGATCCGCTGGTCATCCTCGTCACCGTGCCGCTCGCGGTCTCGGGCGCGCTGGTGCCGCTCTACCTCGGGTTCACCACGCTCAACATCTACACGCAAATCGGCCTCGTCACCCTGATCGGGCTGATTTCCAAGCACGGAATTCTCATGGTCTCCTTCGCCAACGAAATGCAGCACGCCCACGGCTGGAACCGCGCCGAAGCGATCCGCCATGCCGCCGCCGTGCGCATGCGCCCGATCCTGATGACGACGGCGGCGATGGTCGCGGGCCTCGTTCCCCTGCTCTTCGCGGGCGGCGCGGGCGCGGCCAGCCGCTTTGCCATCGGCATCGTGGTGGTCATGGGGATGCTGATCGGCACGCTGTTCACGCTCTTCGTCCTGCCCACGATCTATACGCTGCTTGCCGGAGATCATCGCCCGAAAGCCCTGGCAGAGGCCGACAGCGCGCCTGGCGAAGGAGGGCTGGCCCATGCGTAA
- a CDS encoding efflux transporter outer membrane subunit → MRKRPIAAALCTLLAAACAAGPDYRRPAAPASAGEAFVTRAEGIDPASPLPDDWWRLYNDPVLDDLVARAFAANTDLRAASANLAKARAVLSEARAGHLPSTALSAGGGYGDSVQFGGGQGGSAQLAGAQWSGNASASLSWEADLFGRVSRTVEAAQADTQAVEAARDGVRVLVAAETTRAYLGACANAHALEVARESAAASARSRDLVSAQEKAGSAARFDVERAATAAAGSRAAIPALEAQRQVALFELAALLGETPRSIPAAAQACSRPPDLAGAPPLPIGDGAALLRRRPDLREAERRLAADTARIGVATADLYPRISLGGFGGFLRSETVKGSDSLSFSLGPLVSWSFPNMATARTRLRQAEAQGDVALATFDGRVLTALKEVEQALARVAQGQRRLDDLAEAEASAQRAWALADLRYRAGSISLLDLLVAQSAMLEARSVHAAALTQLSSDRVDLFKALGGGWRQESTAESAKR, encoded by the coding sequence ATGCGTAAGCGCCCGATCGCAGCCGCGCTCTGCACGCTGCTCGCCGCAGCCTGCGCGGCGGGGCCGGACTACCGCCGCCCTGCCGCCCCCGCCTCGGCCGGAGAAGCCTTCGTGACCCGCGCAGAGGGGATCGATCCGGCGTCTCCCCTGCCCGACGACTGGTGGCGGCTCTACAACGATCCCGTGCTGGACGATCTCGTCGCCCGCGCCTTTGCCGCCAACACGGATCTTCGCGCGGCATCCGCCAACCTCGCCAAGGCACGCGCGGTCCTGTCCGAAGCGCGCGCCGGGCACCTGCCTTCGACCGCGCTTTCGGCGGGCGGCGGCTACGGCGATTCCGTGCAGTTCGGCGGTGGACAGGGCGGATCGGCCCAACTGGCAGGCGCTCAGTGGTCCGGAAACGCTTCCGCATCGCTGTCATGGGAAGCCGACCTGTTCGGCCGCGTGAGCCGCACAGTCGAGGCCGCGCAGGCAGATACGCAAGCGGTCGAGGCCGCGCGCGACGGCGTGCGCGTGCTGGTGGCGGCGGAAACCACCCGCGCCTATCTCGGCGCCTGCGCCAATGCCCATGCGCTGGAGGTCGCCCGCGAATCCGCCGCGGCATCGGCCCGCAGCCGCGATCTGGTTTCCGCGCAGGAGAAGGCAGGCTCAGCCGCCCGCTTCGATGTCGAGCGCGCCGCAACCGCCGCGGCCGGTTCCCGCGCCGCGATCCCGGCGCTGGAAGCGCAGCGGCAGGTCGCGCTGTTCGAACTGGCGGCGCTGCTAGGGGAGACACCGCGTTCCATCCCCGCTGCGGCGCAGGCCTGCTCCCGCCCGCCCGATCTCGCCGGCGCACCGCCCCTGCCGATAGGAGACGGCGCCGCACTGCTGAGGCGCCGGCCGGACCTGCGCGAGGCCGAACGACGGCTGGCGGCGGACACCGCGCGGATCGGGGTGGCGACGGCCGATCTCTATCCCCGGATCAGCCTTGGCGGTTTTGGCGGCTTCCTGCGCAGCGAAACGGTGAAGGGCAGTGATTCCCTGTCCTTCTCGCTCGGCCCGCTGGTTTCGTGGAGCTTCCCCAACATGGCGACCGCACGCACGCGGTTGCGGCAGGCCGAAGCGCAGGGCGACGTGGCGCTGGCGACGTTCGACGGCCGCGTGCTCACCGCCCTGAAGGAAGTCGAACAGGCGCTTGCCCGCGTGGCCCAGGGCCAGCGCCGTCTCGACGATCTTGCCGAAGCCGAAGCCAGCGCCCAGCGGGCGTGGGCCCTTGCCGACCTGCGCTACCGCGCGGGTTCGATCTCGCTGCTCGACCTGCTGGTGGCGCAATCGGCGATGCTGGAAGCACGCTCCGTCCATGCAGCCGCACTCACGCAGCTTTCGTCGGATCGGGTAGACCTGTTCAAGGCCCTTGGCGGCGGATGGCGTCAGGAAAGCACGGCGGAAAGCGCGAAACGCTGA
- a CDS encoding efflux RND transporter periplasmic adaptor subunit, whose product MEETSSGETRARPVRTIAVTGVALAALLGGLFLWRGLRSGAEEQWPQQAVPVAAVIATPREVPQAIEAIGALTAVREVTLSPEVAGRVSAIQFEAGRQVSAGDLLVQLYDGPERADRQAAAARAQFSQLQFARSNGLAPTGAEPRELLEQRRAERDQGLASVRQIDARLVQKQVRAPFAGQLGIRRVNLGQYLNPGDPVVTLTALDALYVEFAVPQQELARLKPGAGVAVSTDAFPGRTFTARVNAVEPQIGKDTRNVTVQARLANPDRALRPGMYVTAAIALPPRKDALVVPATAIQTSAQGDSVIAVRGRDARKGGTAEIVPVQIGTRIGNAVVVTDGIRAGDVIVSEGQLRVQPGAQVRVTRLSAQEAR is encoded by the coding sequence ATGGAGGAGACTTCGTCAGGCGAAACGCGCGCCCGGCCGGTTCGTACCATAGCGGTCACCGGCGTCGCCCTCGCCGCTCTTCTCGGCGGCCTTTTCCTCTGGCGCGGGCTGCGCAGCGGCGCCGAGGAGCAATGGCCGCAGCAGGCCGTCCCTGTCGCCGCGGTGATCGCCACGCCGCGCGAAGTGCCTCAGGCGATCGAGGCCATCGGCGCCTTGACGGCGGTGCGCGAAGTCACGCTTTCGCCGGAAGTGGCGGGACGCGTTTCCGCGATCCAGTTCGAAGCCGGGCGGCAGGTCTCCGCCGGAGACCTGCTCGTGCAACTCTACGACGGGCCGGAACGCGCCGACAGGCAGGCGGCGGCGGCCCGGGCGCAGTTCTCGCAGCTTCAGTTCGCCCGCTCGAACGGACTGGCGCCCACCGGCGCGGAACCGCGCGAACTGCTCGAACAGCGCCGCGCCGAACGCGACCAGGGCCTGGCATCGGTCAGGCAGATCGACGCTAGGCTGGTGCAGAAGCAGGTGCGGGCGCCTTTCGCGGGGCAGCTCGGCATCCGCCGCGTCAATCTTGGCCAGTATCTCAACCCCGGCGATCCCGTCGTCACGCTGACGGCGCTCGATGCGCTCTACGTCGAATTTGCGGTTCCGCAGCAGGAACTGGCGCGGCTCAAGCCCGGTGCCGGCGTCGCCGTCTCCACCGACGCCTTCCCCGGACGCACTTTCACCGCGCGCGTCAATGCCGTGGAGCCGCAGATCGGCAAGGACACGCGCAACGTCACGGTGCAGGCCCGGCTCGCCAATCCCGATCGCGCGCTGCGACCCGGCATGTACGTCACCGCCGCAATCGCCCTGCCTCCGCGCAAGGACGCGCTGGTGGTGCCCGCCACCGCGATCCAGACATCCGCACAGGGCGACAGCGTGATCGCGGTGCGCGGCAGGGATGCCCGCAAGGGCGGCACGGCGGAGATCGTGCCGGTGCAGATCGGCACGCGGATCGGCAACGCGGTGGTCGTGACAGACGGCATCCGCGCGGGAGACGTCATCGTTTCCGAAGGCCAGCTTCGCGTCCAGCCCGGCGCGCAGGTCAGGGTCACCAGGCTTTCCGCGCAGGAGGCCCGCTGA
- a CDS encoding class I SAM-dependent methyltransferase has product MTEPLDEARLHAFVGKMLGDLGGALSVPTVRIGIRLGLFDALAQAPASAEELAGRAGGLHERYVREWAMAQAANGYLAYDPASGRFSLSPEQAMVFVHRDSPVYLAGAFELAAAMIEAEPKVEACFRTGEGVRWGDHAGCLFCATGAFFRPGYVNNIVQNWIPALHGVEQRLRAGAAVADVGCGVGFSTLLMAKAYPESHFTGYDFHEPSIEEARRHAAEHGLAERVDFRVAKAKDIVETGFDLVTMYDCLHDMGDPRGCAAHMRRILVQGGTWMIVEPIAGDRPEDNLNPVGRLYYNASTMICVPTSLDQEVGEGLGAQAGEARLAQILHDGGFHAVRRATEGPFNMVLEAR; this is encoded by the coding sequence ATGACGGAACCGCTCGACGAGGCGAGGCTTCATGCCTTTGTCGGAAAGATGCTGGGAGATCTCGGCGGCGCGCTCAGCGTGCCTACCGTCAGGATCGGAATACGACTTGGCCTGTTCGATGCGCTGGCGCAGGCACCGGCTTCGGCCGAGGAACTGGCAGGCCGGGCCGGGGGTCTTCACGAACGCTATGTCCGCGAATGGGCGATGGCGCAGGCGGCGAACGGCTATCTGGCCTACGATCCGGCGAGCGGCAGGTTCAGCCTTTCACCCGAGCAGGCGATGGTGTTCGTTCACCGGGACAGTCCGGTCTATCTTGCCGGAGCGTTCGAACTTGCCGCCGCGATGATCGAGGCCGAACCGAAGGTGGAGGCGTGTTTTCGAACCGGGGAAGGGGTGCGCTGGGGCGACCATGCCGGATGCCTGTTCTGTGCCACGGGGGCATTTTTCCGCCCCGGTTACGTCAACAACATCGTGCAGAACTGGATACCCGCACTTCACGGTGTGGAGCAGCGGCTGCGCGCCGGCGCCGCGGTTGCGGACGTGGGCTGCGGCGTGGGATTCTCCACGCTGCTGATGGCAAAGGCTTATCCCGAGAGCCATTTCACCGGATACGATTTCCACGAACCGTCGATCGAGGAAGCGCGTCGCCATGCTGCCGAACATGGCCTTGCCGAACGGGTCGACTTCCGGGTCGCCAAGGCGAAGGACATTGTGGAAACCGGGTTCGACCTCGTGACCATGTACGACTGTCTGCACGACATGGGCGATCCGCGCGGCTGCGCTGCTCACATGAGGCGGATTCTGGTTCAGGGCGGCACCTGGATGATCGTCGAGCCAATCGCGGGAGACCGGCCAGAAGACAATCTCAACCCCGTCGGGCGGCTCTATTACAATGCCTCCACGATGATCTGCGTTCCGACTTCGCTCGATCAGGAGGTGGGTGAGGGGCTCGGGGCGCAGGCCGGGGAAGCGAGGCTGGCGCAAATCCTTCACGACGGCGGTTTCCACGCTGTCAGGCGGGCCACGGAGGGTCCGTTCAACATGGTTCTGGAAGCCCGATAG
- a CDS encoding TetR/AcrR family transcriptional regulator yields MGRRSDHSRQELEQMLIVEGHKHMADVGFSRFSAREVAKRIGYSIGTLYNVMGNYDQLIIAINTRTFVLWTDYMREALAASGEDRVRCLVEGYFGFARANRNAWTAIYDHHLPPDMGLPEEHDLIRGRLTDLVVEEVEKVLPADLRAKAPRLARSLVATVHGHCVFDINGSFALMGEREPVEMALARVRESLAAVQAED; encoded by the coding sequence ATGGGAAGACGATCCGACCACAGCCGCCAGGAGCTGGAGCAGATGCTCATCGTCGAAGGCCACAAGCACATGGCCGACGTCGGTTTTTCGCGGTTTTCCGCGCGCGAGGTGGCGAAGCGGATCGGCTACTCGATCGGCACGCTCTACAACGTGATGGGCAATTACGACCAGCTCATCATCGCCATCAATACGCGCACTTTCGTATTGTGGACGGACTACATGCGCGAAGCGCTGGCCGCTTCGGGCGAGGATCGCGTGCGCTGCCTGGTGGAAGGTTATTTCGGTTTTGCGCGGGCCAATCGCAATGCCTGGACGGCGATCTACGACCATCACCTGCCGCCTGACATGGGCCTTCCCGAAGAGCATGACCTGATCCGGGGCAGGCTGACCGATCTCGTGGTGGAGGAAGTGGAGAAAGTCCTCCCTGCGGACCTGCGGGCAAAGGCGCCCCGGCTGGCGCGGTCGCTGGTGGCGACGGTCCATGGCCACTGCGTGTTCGATATCAACGGCAGTTTCGCGCTGATGGGCGAACGGGAGCCGGTGGAAATGGCGCTAGCCCGTGTGCGGGAAAGCCTGGCCGCCGTGCAGGCCGAGGATTGA
- the sodN gene encoding superoxide dismutase, Ni, with translation MFFIRNMLDRIPGIEEAQAHCDIPCKIYDPGPALIAAVSVVRMMDILHEIAAKVDADPVSRHNTMSRNIAMKEIEAEKVKSEIRVIWGDYFKAPQIEKYPEIHDLAHRIMMVGSACKQDVHRADGEKLVELVNRFAEIFWVTKDIETVRRPCPYPPSIEVVYPVL, from the coding sequence ATGTTCTTCATCAGAAACATGCTCGACCGGATTCCCGGCATCGAGGAAGCCCAGGCCCACTGCGACATTCCCTGCAAGATCTACGATCCCGGCCCGGCGCTGATCGCGGCCGTTTCGGTGGTGCGGATGATGGATATCCTTCACGAGATCGCGGCGAAGGTCGATGCCGATCCGGTGTCCCGGCACAACACCATGTCGCGCAACATCGCGATGAAGGAGATCGAGGCGGAGAAGGTGAAGTCCGAAATCCGCGTTATCTGGGGCGACTATTTCAAGGCGCCCCAGATCGAGAAATATCCCGAGATCCACGACCTGGCGCACCGGATCATGATGGTCGGCAGCGCCTGCAAGCAGGATGTGCACCGGGCCGACGGCGAAAAGCTGGTCGAACTGGTCAATCGCTTTGCCGAGATATTCTGGGTGACCAAGGACATCGAGACGGTGCGCCGTCCCTGTCCCTATCCGCCGTCGATCGAGGTGGTCTACCCGGTGCTGTGA
- a CDS encoding HupE/UreJ family protein produces the protein MRMQTSIPVLSAAFAFLLPATALAHPGHEHKASFIEGFVHPLSGADHVLAMVLVGLLAVQLGGRAIWILPATFLAGMAAGSSIGAAAIGASAVEFGIALSVIALGLIVALQARLPLAAAAVLVGATALLHGHAHGAEADGMVSSRYILGFLAGTLGLHAAGIAAGVAMAGLAQGRARSAARIVGGVAAGAGLLLAAG, from the coding sequence ATGCGGATGCAAACCTCGATCCCCGTCCTTTCCGCTGCTTTCGCGTTCCTGCTTCCCGCCACGGCACTGGCGCATCCGGGCCATGAACATAAGGCCAGCTTCATCGAAGGGTTCGTGCATCCGCTGTCAGGGGCCGACCATGTTCTGGCGATGGTGCTGGTGGGTCTGCTCGCCGTGCAACTGGGCGGGCGGGCGATCTGGATTTTGCCGGCGACGTTCCTTGCCGGCATGGCGGCGGGCAGTTCGATCGGCGCTGCGGCGATCGGCGCGTCGGCCGTCGAATTCGGCATCGCTCTATCGGTTATCGCGCTCGGTTTGATCGTCGCGCTGCAGGCGCGCCTGCCGCTGGCGGCAGCGGCAGTGCTTGTCGGAGCCACCGCACTCCTCCACGGCCATGCCCACGGCGCCGAAGCGGACGGGATGGTGTCCAGCCGCTATATCCTCGGCTTCCTTGCCGGCACGCTCGGCCTTCATGCGGCAGGCATCGCGGCGGGCGTGGCCATGGCGGGGCTTGCGCAGGGACGCGCCCGGTCGGCAGCCCGGATCGTCGGCGGTGTCGCGGCCGGGGCCGGGTTGCTGCTGGCGGCGGGCTGA